In Spirosoma pollinicola, the genomic window ATTCTGAACAAAAATAGGAAGCCAAAGGCAACGGATACACAACTGAGCAGCAGCAGCCACAGTCTGAAAACCAGTCCGGGATCAATGATCGATGAGCGGGTTAATACGACCAGAATATACAAGCCCACAATAGCCAGCCAATGGAAGAATAACTTCCGGGTCCAGCTTCGATAGAAAAGAAAGGTGAGGGAGATGAGCAGAATAAACTGCATCAACTCTACATAAACTGCTGGCGGGCGCAGATCGAAAAAGGGAGCGCAGTTAAACACCACTACCAGCGTTGCAAAAACCGGTACCGGCTTGAGATACCGAATTTTTGCCTCGGCCAGAATCTTGTCTATCGGCTCATGATGCCTGATAATGGTGAAGCTTGAATAAGTCCAGCCAAAAAAGATCAGCCCAATAACCAGCATATAGAGCCAGTTGCCGGCGCTTCGGTCGAGGTAATAGCCCAGCATATCCCGCTGGCCCTCATACGATCGGGCTACCAGCTTTTCCAGTTTTTCGTCGGATCCTTCGTTCTTCGGAATTGCCCAAATGAAGTCCGATTCTTTACCTATTATTTTGAGATTGAACTCTTTAATTCGTTCGTTGACAATATTGGCTAGTTCTGATGTTTCAAAATAACCGTCAGAAACCGTCGCTTGTAATTTATTGATTCGAGTCAGGTTTTTGTTGGTCGATTCACTGGCGGCTATCCACTGTTTTCGTAAATCTTTTAACGAGTTCGCATACAGTACCCTGTAATTACTGTCGGCAGGCGTTACCAGAATTGAGTCTTTAGCAATGCCAATGAGCTGGCCGTTCATGTCGGACAGTTGCTTTTCCTGATCGGACAATAATTCCCGCCAGCTTTTGAGTTGTTGCTGTATGTCGCCAAGCAGAACCTGGAACATGAGCATGTTTTTCATGTCATGTACTTTACTGTACAGGGCCAGGTTGGTGCGAATGGTCTTGATGTACGACTGAACCTCAGGCAGATTTTCATCAATTTGCCAGGTAGTGAAGCCCCGCTGGGTTCGGTTATTGATGTCATTCAGCGCCGTATGGCCCTTTTCGAGTCGGGCAATGATACTGTCGACGGGGATACCGGGTTGCGGAATGATAGGCAGGCTGTCGACGGCGCCCATTCCGGTGGTATCCTGTGCGTGGAGGGCAGGCGTTAAAAACGTAAATAAAGCCAGCAGACTACTAAAAAGAAGGTAGTGTGTAAAGAATTTACGCGCTGACTGGCGGTTGTGTATATGTATCATTCAAAATCGGCAACTATCCTCACTTCGCTTCACATTTGCCCTGTAGTATTGATATTAATACCGACAAAAGTGGGAATTGTTATGATTGTGTGGTTGGTAGAATGGAGAATACTTATTTTGCCATATACTTTTTTGTAACT contains:
- a CDS encoding mechanosensitive ion channel family protein gives rise to the protein MIHIHNRQSARKFFTHYLLFSSLLALFTFLTPALHAQDTTGMGAVDSLPIIPQPGIPVDSIIARLEKGHTALNDINNRTQRGFTTWQIDENLPEVQSYIKTIRTNLALYSKVHDMKNMLMFQVLLGDIQQQLKSWRELLSDQEKQLSDMNGQLIGIAKDSILVTPADSNYRVLYANSLKDLRKQWIAASESTNKNLTRINKLQATVSDGYFETSELANIVNERIKEFNLKIIGKESDFIWAIPKNEGSDEKLEKLVARSYEGQRDMLGYYLDRSAGNWLYMLVIGLIFFGWTYSSFTIIRHHEPIDKILAEAKIRYLKPVPVFATLVVVFNCAPFFDLRPPAVYVELMQFILLISLTFLFYRSWTRKLFFHWLAIVGLYILVVLTRSSIIDPGLVFRLWLLLLSCVSVAFGFLFLFRIRKALSLTGFIKQVAILYIGLNILAVLFNIFGRISLAKICSTAAIFGLTQAIGLFTLVQIINEAFALQVISGRLTKGVASRFNYDKLKVGLHTLLSFVSIIAWIIIFTNNLYIYNAIYGRIEGFLSAERGVGSTTFTWGNIILFAIVLYISGAMRKYIGYFFGETEDEVSGSVSTADSRLVIIRLVMLIVGFLIAIVASGIGLDKVTVMVGALGVGIGLGLQNIVNNFVSGIILIFDKPFQIGDFIEIASKKGRVKTIGIRSSRLLTTEGSEVIIPNGDLLSGQVVNWTINHKAKRIELTIKADTEHDLQTLELLIKEEILKHPNAVKRIAPEIFLSTISNDTLELKVRVWINSVNKEDLFRSEVLLNIYRRFKENGIKLM